One genomic window of Campylobacter curvus includes the following:
- the eno gene encoding phosphopyruvate hydratase — MIFIEDVTAHEVLDSRGNPTVRASVTLSDGTVASAVVPSGASTGKREALELRDKEARYGGKGVLKAVANVNERIAEVVIGLDAFNQKAIDDEMRELDGTDNYSNLGANAVLGVSMAAARAAAKSLNIPLYRYLGGANASILPVPMFNIINGGAHANNSVDFQEFMIMPFGFSNFSDALRAATEIYHKLKAILNAAGHSTAVGDEGGFAPNLKDNEEPLKLIMQAIGEAGYEAGKQIKLALDVASSELYKDGAYELEGKKFSSEQLIEYYAKLCEKYPIFSIEDGLSEDDWDGWAKLTARLGDKIQLVGDDLFVTNEKILREGIQKNIANAILIKPNQIGSVTQTMQTVRLAQRNGYRCIMSHRSGESEDSFIADFAVALNTGEIKTGATSRSERNAKYNRLLEIELENGEFLGDDI, encoded by the coding sequence ATGATTTTTATTGAAGACGTTACAGCTCACGAGGTTTTAGATAGTAGGGGCAACCCGACCGTTCGCGCGAGTGTGACTCTCAGCGACGGCACGGTCGCAAGCGCGGTAGTGCCAAGCGGAGCCAGCACGGGCAAGCGCGAGGCGCTGGAGCTTCGCGATAAAGAGGCTAGATATGGCGGCAAGGGTGTATTAAAGGCCGTTGCAAACGTAAATGAGCGTATCGCGGAGGTCGTCATCGGGCTTGATGCGTTCAATCAAAAAGCTATCGACGATGAGATGCGCGAGCTAGACGGGACGGACAACTATTCGAATTTAGGCGCAAATGCCGTGCTTGGCGTGTCCATGGCTGCTGCACGCGCCGCTGCAAAGAGCCTAAATATCCCGCTTTACCGCTATCTTGGCGGTGCGAACGCCAGCATCTTGCCTGTACCGATGTTTAACATCATAAACGGCGGCGCACACGCAAACAACAGCGTGGATTTTCAAGAGTTCATGATAATGCCTTTTGGATTTTCAAATTTCAGCGACGCACTCAGGGCGGCTACTGAAATTTATCATAAACTAAAAGCCATCTTAAACGCGGCAGGTCACAGCACGGCTGTGGGCGATGAGGGTGGATTTGCACCGAATTTAAAGGACAACGAAGAGCCGTTAAAGCTCATAATGCAAGCGATCGGCGAGGCCGGATATGAGGCTGGAAAGCAGATCAAGCTAGCTCTTGACGTGGCTTCCAGCGAGCTTTATAAAGACGGCGCTTACGAACTTGAGGGCAAGAAATTTTCAAGCGAGCAGCTCATAGAGTATTACGCTAAGCTTTGTGAAAAATATCCGATATTTTCTATAGAGGACGGCCTTAGCGAAGATGACTGGGACGGCTGGGCGAAGCTAACGGCAAGGCTTGGAGATAAAATTCAGCTCGTAGGCGATGATTTGTTTGTCACAAACGAGAAAATTTTACGCGAAGGTATCCAAAAAAACATCGCAAACGCGATCCTCATCAAGCCAAATCAGATCGGCTCCGTGACTCAGACGATGCAGACCGTGCGCCTAGCGCAAAGAAACGGATATCGCTGCATAATGAGCCACAGAAGCGGCGAGAGCGAGGACAGCTTTATAGCTGATTTTGCCGTAGCGCTAAACACCGGCGAGATCAAGACCGGTGCCACATCGCGTAGCGAGCGGAATGCGAAATACAACCGCTTGCTCGAGATCGAGCTTGAAAACGGCGAGTTTTTAGGAGATGATATTTGA
- the recA gene encoding recombinase RecA, whose product MAKEKDSDKKLVPLELEADKKKAIDLALKQIDKAFGKGTLLRLGDKQVEPIESIPTGSIGLDLALGIGGVPKGRIIEIYGPESSGKTTLTLHIIAECQKAGGICAFVDAEHALDVKYASNLGVDTDNLYVSQPDFGEQALEIVETLARTGAVDLIVVDSVAALTPKSEVEGDMGDQHVGLQARLMSQALRKLTGILSKMKTTVIFINQIRMKIGMMGYGTPETTTGGNALKFYSSVRIDVRKIATLKQNEEPIGNRTKAKVVKNKVAPPFKVAEFDIMYGEGISREGEIIDYGVKLDIIDKSGAWFSYKAEKLGQGRENAKAYLKEHPQTADEIVASIKGSMGIDHLLTSGKDDDDDKQTGEEE is encoded by the coding sequence ATGGCAAAAGAAAAAGACAGCGACAAAAAACTAGTCCCTTTGGAGCTTGAGGCCGACAAGAAAAAGGCCATCGACCTGGCTTTGAAGCAGATCGATAAAGCATTTGGCAAAGGTACGCTTTTAAGGCTTGGCGATAAACAAGTCGAGCCGATAGAGAGCATCCCCACCGGCTCGATAGGGCTTGATCTAGCACTTGGTATAGGCGGCGTGCCAAAGGGCAGGATAATCGAAATTTACGGGCCCGAGAGTTCGGGTAAGACGACGCTTACTTTACATATCATCGCCGAGTGCCAAAAGGCCGGAGGGATCTGCGCGTTCGTCGATGCCGAGCACGCCCTTGATGTAAAATACGCTTCGAATTTAGGCGTGGATACGGACAACCTTTACGTCTCTCAGCCTGATTTTGGCGAGCAGGCTCTTGAGATCGTAGAGACCTTAGCCAGGACGGGAGCGGTCGATCTCATCGTAGTCGATAGCGTCGCCGCACTTACGCCAAAGAGCGAGGTAGAGGGTGACATGGGCGATCAGCACGTGGGGCTTCAGGCGCGTTTGATGAGCCAGGCGCTAAGAAAGCTCACCGGCATACTAAGCAAGATGAAAACTACGGTCATATTTATCAACCAGATCCGCATGAAGATCGGCATGATGGGTTATGGCACGCCTGAGACCACCACAGGCGGAAATGCACTAAAATTTTACTCCTCCGTTCGTATCGACGTACGAAAGATCGCTACGTTAAAGCAAAATGAAGAGCCTATCGGCAACCGCACGAAAGCTAAAGTCGTCAAAAACAAGGTCGCGCCTCCGTTTAAGGTCGCGGAATTTGACATCATGTATGGCGAGGGCATCAGCCGCGAAGGCGAGATAATAGACTACGGCGTCAAGCTCGATATCATAGATAAAAGCGGCGCGTGGTTTAGCTACAAGGCCGAAAAGCTCGGACAAGGCAGAGAAAACGCGAAAGCCTATTTGAAAGAGCATCCGCAAACAGCCGATGAGATCGTCGCCTCTATCAAGGGCTCGATGGGCATAGACCATTTGCTAACCAGCGGTAAAGACGATGATGATGATAAACAAACAGGAGAGGAAGAATGA
- a CDS encoding UDP-N-acetylmuramate dehydrogenase has translation MIKKIDFAKFSSVKIGGIHEVLIVNFTDENFDDRVIIGGGNNILVSPNPPKLAMLGENFDYIKIDGESLEIGGATKSGAIYNYAKKYDITGFEMLRNIPGTLGGLVKMNAGLCGRSISDALTHVLFKDGWRELERINFAYRTSGIKEPIFGAKFKISHGFDAPLVDEFAAKRANQPSGASFGSCFINPAGDFAGRLIEAVGLKGHAIGGAKFSEKHANFLINFDHATFEDATALIALAQKLVKAEFGTELKTEVVIL, from the coding sequence GTGATCAAGAAGATAGATTTTGCTAAATTCAGCTCCGTCAAGATCGGCGGCATACACGAGGTCTTGATCGTAAATTTCACCGATGAAAATTTTGATGACAGAGTGATCATAGGCGGCGGCAACAACATCCTCGTCTCGCCAAATCCGCCAAAACTAGCGATGCTGGGCGAAAATTTCGACTACATAAAAATAGACGGCGAATCTCTCGAGATCGGCGGCGCGACAAAGAGCGGCGCGATCTATAACTACGCAAAAAAGTACGATATAACGGGCTTTGAGATGTTGCGAAACATCCCGGGCACGCTTGGCGGGCTAGTCAAGATGAACGCCGGACTTTGCGGGCGCAGCATAAGCGACGCGCTCACGCATGTGCTCTTTAAAGACGGCTGGCGCGAGCTAGAGCGGATAAATTTCGCCTACCGCACGAGCGGTATAAAAGAGCCGATATTTGGGGCGAAATTTAAAATTTCACATGGCTTTGACGCGCCGCTTGTGGATGAATTTGCCGCCAAACGCGCAAATCAGCCAAGTGGAGCGAGCTTTGGCAGCTGTTTTATCAATCCTGCTGGCGATTTTGCCGGGCGGCTCATCGAGGCTGTCGGGCTAAAGGGGCATGCGATAGGCGGGGCGAAATTTAGCGAAAAGCACGCAAATTTTTTGATAAATTTTGATCACGCGACCTTTGAGGACGCGACTGCGCTGATAGCTCTGGCTCAAAAGCTCGTAAAGGCGGAATTTGGCACCGAGCTTAAAACAGAGGTCGTGATACTTTAA
- the fliQ gene encoding flagellar biosynthesis protein FliQ: MMQSTLVALGIETFKVALYLSLPMLLSGLIAGLIISIFQATTQINETTLSFVPKIILVVVVIIFLMPWMVSMMVEFTTRMIDYIPEFIQ; encoded by the coding sequence CTGATGCAAAGCACGCTCGTCGCCCTTGGTATCGAGACGTTTAAGGTCGCGCTCTATCTTAGCCTGCCGATGCTTTTAAGCGGGCTCATCGCAGGCCTTATCATCTCGATATTTCAGGCTACCACGCAGATAAACGAGACTACTCTGAGCTTCGTGCCAAAGATCATTCTAGTCGTCGTCGTGATAATATTTTTGATGCCGTGGATGGTCTCGATGATGGTGGAATTTACTACGCGCATGATCGATTATATCCCGGAATTTATCCAGTGA
- a CDS encoding menaquinone biosynthesis family protein, whose translation MKNIKHIDVAHSPDADDIFMYMAIKFGWVGSKNLSFTNNALDIQTLNEEALKGTYTATAISFALYPFISDDYALLRCAVSFGEGYGPKLIKKRGVNLKRNFKVALSGAHTTNALLFRAAYPEARIVYKNFLEIENAVLSGEVDAGVLIHESILGFSSELEVEREIWDVWRELAGENLPLPLGGMALRRSLPLTDAIECERVLTKAVAIATAHKPFLSHMLMERNLIRVDKEKLKIYLDLYANKDSISMNETQLKALNRLFEIGYDQGFYPQPIDAHDYLIPTEYNDARFS comes from the coding sequence TTGAAAAATATAAAGCATATAGATGTAGCCCACTCGCCCGATGCAGACGATATTTTCATGTATATGGCTATAAAATTTGGCTGGGTCGGCAGTAAAAATTTATCATTTACCAACAACGCTTTAGACATCCAGACGCTAAACGAGGAGGCGCTAAAAGGCACTTACACCGCCACTGCGATCAGCTTTGCGCTCTATCCATTCATAAGCGATGACTACGCGCTTTTAAGGTGTGCCGTCAGCTTTGGAGAGGGCTACGGGCCAAAGCTCATCAAAAAAAGAGGCGTAAATCTAAAACGAAATTTCAAGGTCGCACTCTCTGGCGCTCATACTACAAACGCCCTTCTTTTCCGCGCGGCATATCCCGAGGCGCGTATCGTTTATAAAAATTTCTTAGAGATCGAAAATGCCGTGCTTAGCGGCGAGGTCGATGCCGGCGTGCTTATCCACGAGAGTATTTTAGGCTTTTCTAGCGAGCTCGAGGTAGAGCGCGAGATCTGGGACGTCTGGCGCGAGCTCGCGGGCGAAAATTTACCGCTTCCGCTTGGCGGTATGGCGCTTCGCCGTTCATTGCCGCTCACTGACGCGATAGAGTGCGAGCGAGTACTGACAAAGGCCGTTGCTATCGCCACAGCGCACAAGCCGTTTTTATCGCACATGTTGATGGAGCGAAATTTGATCCGTGTCGATAAAGAAAAGCTTAAAATTTACCTCGATTTATACGCCAATAAAGACTCAATTAGCATGAACGAGACGCAGCTAAAGGCCCTAAATAGGCTCTTTGAGATAGGCTACGATCAAGGCTTCTACCCACAGCCCATAGACGCGCACGACTACCTGATCCCGACTGAATACAACGACGCGAGGTTTAGCTGA
- a CDS encoding nicotinate phosphoribosyltransferase, whose translation MQNEIELKRQGKIKRLTNQTFRLDSKIADGFYTAKYFLKINKIISENLPNQHVTMQFFQRNDNIMLCGIDEAIVVLHTFAKHPEELEIFALNDGDIINANEPALKVSGKYENFGFLENIIDAVLTRRSSVATNVHDILAAAGDKAVFSMADRQDDIATQIGDGYATYVAGVSRVSTDAQGLWWGGKGMGTMPHALIQMCGGDVVKACELYAKTFPDEKVTALVDYNNDVIADALKAANALGNRLAAVRVDTSKNLIDRYFEGKDTGGFDPHGVCKQLIFALRKALDGNGFKYVKIVVSSGFDPKKIADFERHDTPVDIYGVGSFNVINNRCGFTGDLVELNGKQEAKVGRKILHSSRLEKVEFKG comes from the coding sequence ATGCAAAATGAGATAGAGTTGAAACGACAAGGGAAAATAAAGAGGCTCACGAATCAAACATTCAGGCTAGATAGCAAAATAGCCGACGGCTTTTACACCGCCAAGTATTTTTTGAAAATAAATAAGATAATCAGCGAAAATTTACCAAACCAGCATGTCACTATGCAGTTTTTTCAGCGAAATGACAACATCATGTTGTGCGGCATAGATGAGGCCATCGTGGTTTTACATACATTTGCCAAGCACCCTGAAGAGCTTGAAATTTTCGCGTTAAACGACGGCGATATTATAAATGCAAACGAACCTGCGCTCAAGGTCAGCGGCAAATATGAAAATTTCGGCTTTTTAGAAAATATCATAGACGCCGTCCTTACGCGTAGGAGCTCGGTAGCTACAAACGTGCATGACATTTTAGCGGCCGCAGGCGATAAAGCCGTCTTTAGCATGGCCGACAGACAAGACGACATAGCGACGCAAATAGGCGACGGATACGCCACTTACGTTGCCGGCGTGAGCCGAGTCTCTACCGATGCGCAGGGACTTTGGTGGGGCGGTAAGGGCATGGGCACGATGCCTCACGCGCTTATTCAAATGTGCGGAGGCGATGTCGTAAAGGCATGTGAGCTTTATGCAAAGACCTTTCCTGACGAAAAGGTAACGGCGCTGGTTGATTACAACAACGACGTGATAGCAGACGCACTAAAAGCGGCAAATGCGCTTGGGAACAGGCTCGCAGCGGTAAGGGTCGATACGTCTAAAAATTTGATAGATAGATATTTTGAAGGCAAGGACACTGGCGGATTCGATCCGCATGGAGTTTGCAAGCAACTTATCTTTGCACTGCGCAAGGCGCTTGATGGTAACGGCTTTAAATATGTCAAGATCGTCGTTAGCTCGGGGTTCGATCCTAAAAAGATAGCTGATTTTGAGAGGCATGATACGCCGGTCGATATTTACGGGGTGGGAAGCTTTAACGTCATAAACAACAGATGTGGCTTTACGGGCGATCTAGTCGAGCTAAACGGCAAGCAAGAGGCCAAGGTCGGGCGTAAAATTTTGCACTCTTCGAGGCTGGAAAAAGTAGAATTTAAGGGCTAA
- a CDS encoding ComEA family DNA-binding protein, with product MNKVLLSLIATASLALAAVNLNTATKEELMSLDGIGSSKADAIIEYRKANKFNSIEDLKKVNGIGDKTYENLKSDISTSGDTSIKEKAKKQKDKVKETKEKIKSKAEDKSKDIKEDTKSKTKKMKEKMVG from the coding sequence ATGAACAAGGTATTATTGTCATTGATAGCTACTGCTTCATTAGCGTTGGCAGCTGTAAATTTAAACACTGCTACTAAAGAGGAGCTCATGAGCTTGGATGGTATAGGAAGCTCTAAGGCAGATGCCATAATAGAGTATAGGAAGGCAAACAAATTCAACTCCATAGAGGATCTAAAGAAAGTAAATGGCATAGGTGACAAGACATATGAAAATTTAAAATCAGATATTTCTACCTCAGGAGATACTAGCATAAAAGAAAAAGCTAAAAAGCAAAAAGATAAAGTAAAAGAGACCAAAGAAAAGATAAAGAGTAAGGCAGAAGATAAAAGTAAAGACATAAAAGAAGATACGAAGAGCAAGACTAAAAAGATGAAAGAGAAGATGGTAGGGTGA
- a CDS encoding RidA family protein has product MKKAISTTNAPKAIGPYSQAILANGFLFVSGQLGVSPGGEFTGSNVEAQAEQSMQNIKNILAEAGLGFENVVKTTIFLANMNDFAKVNEIYAKHFSEPFPARSTVAIKTLPKNALVEIEVVAVK; this is encoded by the coding sequence ATGAAAAAAGCTATCTCTACGACCAACGCTCCAAAGGCGATAGGGCCGTATTCGCAAGCGATTTTGGCAAACGGGTTTTTATTTGTTTCGGGCCAGCTTGGTGTGAGCCCTGGTGGTGAATTTACAGGCAGCAACGTCGAAGCTCAAGCCGAACAATCGATGCAAAATATCAAAAATATCCTGGCTGAGGCCGGACTTGGCTTTGAAAACGTGGTAAAGACTACGATATTTTTAGCCAATATGAACGACTTTGCAAAGGTAAATGAAATTTATGCCAAGCATTTTAGCGAGCCGTTTCCGGCGAGAAGCACGGTCGCTATAAAAACACTACCTAAAAACGCCCTCGTGGAGATAGAAGTGGTGGCTGTAAAATAA
- a CDS encoding Fe-S-containing hydro-lyase: MSEAKRVTAPFDKNVVKSLKAGDNVLISGTIIAARDAAHKALTQTLARGEELPVDLAGETIYYLGPTPAKPGQAIGAAGPTTSGRMDKYTPTMINEVGINGMIGKGYRSDAVVDAMKKSGCVYMVAIGGAGALISQSIKKYEVLAYPELGPEAVARLTVEDFPAIVAIDSEGNSFYEVGQAPYRKI; encoded by the coding sequence ATGTCAGAAGCAAAAAGAGTAACCGCACCATTTGATAAAAACGTGGTAAAGAGCCTAAAAGCCGGTGATAACGTGCTTATCTCAGGCACTATCATAGCAGCCAGAGACGCCGCGCATAAAGCGCTGACGCAGACCTTGGCCAGAGGCGAGGAACTGCCCGTAGATTTAGCCGGCGAGACTATCTACTATTTGGGTCCGACCCCTGCAAAACCGGGGCAAGCCATCGGCGCAGCAGGACCAACGACGAGTGGTAGGATGGATAAATACACTCCAACTATGATAAACGAGGTCGGCATAAACGGCATGATAGGCAAGGGCTACCGATCCGATGCGGTCGTAGATGCGATGAAAAAATCAGGCTGCGTGTATATGGTCGCTATCGGTGGGGCGGGAGCGCTGATCAGCCAAAGTATCAAAAAATACGAAGTTTTAGCGTATCCCGAGCTTGGTCCCGAGGCCGTGGCTAGGCTCACGGTGGAGGACTTCCCGGCGATCGTGGCTATTGATAGCGAGGGCAACAGCTTTTACGAAGTCGGACAGGCGCCGTATAGAAAGATCTAA
- a CDS encoding fumarate hydratase — protein MRTIQTKQIKEAVSELCKKACYIVTSDMREAFNKAQKNETSPMGRDILGKILKNADLAAEGVAPICQDTGMAVVFVEIGQDVHIEGGYLEDAINEGVADGYIGGYLRKSVVAEPLFERKNTTDNTPAIIHARIVKGDKLKIKVAPKGFGSENKSVLKMLVPADGIEGVKKVFLEAVKYAGPNACPPMVIGVGIGGTMDKAALLAKQAAVRSVDSHNADERYAKLEDELLELACKTGVGPQGLGGDSTAVKVNVEWYPTHIAGLPVAVNINCHAARHADIEI, from the coding sequence ATGAGAACGATCCAAACCAAACAGATCAAAGAGGCCGTGAGCGAGCTTTGTAAAAAAGCCTGTTATATCGTGACCTCAGATATGAGAGAGGCCTTTAATAAGGCTCAAAAAAACGAGACTTCTCCTATGGGTAGGGACATCTTGGGTAAAATTTTGAAAAATGCCGACCTTGCCGCCGAGGGCGTGGCTCCGATATGTCAAGATACCGGTATGGCGGTAGTTTTCGTTGAGATCGGACAGGATGTGCATATCGAGGGCGGATACTTAGAGGATGCGATAAACGAAGGCGTCGCAGACGGCTATATCGGTGGATATCTAAGAAAATCAGTCGTCGCCGAGCCGCTTTTTGAGAGAAAAAATACTACCGACAACACTCCTGCGATCATCCATGCGCGCATAGTAAAAGGCGATAAACTGAAGATAAAAGTAGCGCCTAAAGGCTTTGGCAGTGAAAACAAATCCGTCCTTAAGATGCTGGTGCCGGCTGATGGCATAGAGGGCGTGAAAAAGGTGTTTTTAGAAGCCGTCAAATACGCGGGACCAAACGCCTGTCCGCCGATGGTCATAGGCGTAGGCATAGGCGGCACTATGGATAAGGCCGCGCTTTTAGCCAAGCAAGCTGCCGTGCGCTCCGTGGATAGTCATAATGCAGACGAGCGCTACGCAAAGCTGGAGGACGAGCTTTTGGAGCTTGCCTGTAAAACCGGTGTAGGACCGCAAGGACTGGGCGGAGACAGCACCGCCGTAAAAGTAAATGTAGAGTGGTATCCGACGCATATCGCAGGGCTTCCTGTCGCCGTAAATATCAACTGCCACGCAGCACGCCACGCCGATATTGAAATTTAA
- a CDS encoding TRAP transporter substrate-binding protein has translation MKKIAIVMIVAIFAVFTQAAEKKYKLKLATTYESNVPVLGDAPKKFKKLIEDMSDGLIEVRIDYPSKHKAQFSILDLVKNGQYDIGYTAGYFYKGKDAKLMLFTTVPFGMNSSEQHAWYSYGGGKEFARKIYGSYNIVPFNGGSFGMQMGGWFKKEIKTLSDLKGLKFRIPGLGGEIMAKLGANINTVPIGELYMALEMGTIDAVEWVSPAIDINFGFEKVAKFYYTGWQEPASENEFYVNKNLFESLPKDLQLIIESATKVVAADVYDASYYQNSIMLDKIAKEHPDVKILSFPPEILSALRAATDEILDELSAKDGEFKEILDSQRNFMKLSRKWTEISDYAYIKSTDR, from the coding sequence ATGAAAAAGATCGCCATAGTGATGATCGTAGCGATATTTGCGGTATTTACGCAAGCAGCGGAAAAGAAATACAAGCTTAAACTGGCGACTACATACGAGAGCAATGTCCCGGTATTAGGCGATGCTCCTAAAAAATTCAAAAAACTGATCGAGGATATGAGTGACGGACTCATCGAGGTTCGCATCGACTATCCGTCCAAGCATAAAGCTCAGTTTTCGATACTAGACCTCGTAAAAAACGGACAATACGACATCGGCTACACAGCGGGCTATTTTTATAAGGGCAAAGACGCTAAGCTCATGCTCTTTACGACCGTGCCCTTTGGCATGAACTCATCCGAGCAGCACGCATGGTATAGCTACGGCGGCGGCAAGGAATTTGCACGTAAAATTTACGGCTCTTACAACATCGTGCCCTTTAACGGCGGAAGCTTTGGCATGCAAATGGGCGGCTGGTTCAAAAAAGAGATCAAGACGCTTAGCGACCTAAAGGGGCTGAAATTTCGTATCCCGGGCCTTGGCGGCGAGATAATGGCAAAATTGGGCGCAAACATCAACACCGTCCCGATAGGCGAGCTATATATGGCGCTCGAGATGGGCACGATAGATGCGGTCGAGTGGGTCTCACCGGCGATAGATATAAATTTTGGCTTTGAAAAGGTGGCGAAATTTTACTACACCGGCTGGCAAGAGCCTGCGAGCGAAAATGAATTTTATGTCAATAAAAATCTCTTCGAGAGCTTGCCAAAGGACTTGCAGCTCATCATAGAAAGTGCGACCAAAGTCGTAGCAGCCGATGTTTATGACGCAAGCTACTATCAAAATTCCATCATGCTTGATAAGATAGCAAAAGAGCATCCGGATGTAAAGATCCTCTCCTTTCCGCCTGAAATTTTAAGCGCTCTAAGAGCCGCTACGGATGAAATTTTAGACGAACTGTCCGCAAAGGATGGCGAATTTAAAGAAATTTTAGACTCGCAAAGGAATTTCATGAAGCTAAGCAGAAAATGGACTGAAATTTCAGACTATGCTTATATAAAAAGCACTGACAGATGA
- a CDS encoding LemA family protein — MNAFAVFIVVAVVLVFAITGIYNSLVGKKNQMLNIEAGVDAQLKRRYDLLPNLVSAAKEYLSHERGLLEAITALRSSAQNARTSEEKFDLNNRLSQLLNGLKVTIENYPDLKANQNILHIQSTLSEIEEQISAARRAYNSSVEVYNNAIEMFPSNLIANSFGFKKAAFFDIPDDQSAAPDIGKMFKS, encoded by the coding sequence ATGAACGCTTTTGCCGTTTTCATCGTTGTTGCAGTAGTTCTTGTGTTTGCTATCACAGGCATTTATAACTCTCTTGTAGGCAAGAAAAATCAAATGCTAAACATCGAAGCCGGCGTAGATGCACAGCTAAAAAGGCGCTACGATCTGCTACCAAATTTAGTCTCGGCCGCAAAGGAGTATCTCTCCCACGAAAGAGGCCTGCTCGAGGCTATCACCGCACTTCGATCAAGCGCTCAAAACGCTCGCACCAGCGAGGAAAAATTTGACCTTAATAACCGGCTTTCGCAGCTCTTAAACGGACTAAAGGTAACGATAGAAAACTACCCCGACCTAAAGGCAAATCAAAACATCTTACACATCCAAAGTACGCTAAGCGAGATCGAGGAGCAAATTTCAGCCGCTCGCCGCGCCTACAACTCATCCGTGGAGGTTTATAACAACGCCATAGAGATGTTTCCTTCAAACCTGATCGCCAACTCCTTCGGCTTTAAAAAAGCGGCGTTTTTCGATATCCCGGACGACCAAAGCGCCGCACCAGACATAGGCAAAATGTTCAAATCCTAG
- a CDS encoding DUF3137 domain-containing protein, protein MLKKALILLFLIFVATIVTISVAVYSQNAARFIFDFNDHMPEIIMVSFIVALIAKNLGVFESKKKPQTAVNLDIDAANIINDAELATLEKQRQELNKLIKKATFISIVVAGCIAAAMSKFFDIFWGIASSFMAYGLVYAVMTSAKMREFSSNFKTKITKSIVRDFGLSYNERGSLGINDFFEIYDCEVDEYYGEDLISGEVEGVNVKFSDFCAIDIVKTQKNTRRITRFEGILFAADFNKRLNSVTYICHKDSSYLIKDGERAKMDNVEFEKFYDVYTSDQINARYALTPNLMQQILALQAGFDCPVNIVLSKSKILMAIDKRENSFEPDLDVPLTDNGAIRGYIAEIASFVAIVKELNLNRKIWEI, encoded by the coding sequence ATGCTAAAAAAAGCACTCATACTTCTTTTTTTGATATTTGTAGCTACGATAGTGACGATATCCGTAGCAGTATATAGCCAAAATGCCGCACGATTCATATTTGATTTTAATGATCACATGCCTGAAATCATCATGGTATCTTTTATCGTGGCTTTGATAGCAAAAAATTTAGGCGTATTTGAGTCAAAGAAAAAGCCCCAAACTGCGGTAAATTTAGACATAGACGCGGCAAATATCATAAATGACGCCGAGCTGGCCACGCTTGAAAAGCAAAGGCAAGAGCTGAACAAACTCATCAAAAAGGCTACTTTCATTTCGATTGTCGTAGCAGGCTGCATCGCAGCGGCTATGTCTAAATTTTTTGATATATTTTGGGGCATAGCCTCCAGCTTTATGGCCTATGGTCTCGTATATGCTGTGATGACCAGCGCCAAGATGAGGGAATTTTCCTCAAATTTCAAGACAAAGATCACAAAAAGCATAGTCAGGGATTTTGGCCTAAGCTACAACGAGAGAGGCTCTCTTGGCATAAATGACTTTTTTGAAATTTACGACTGCGAGGTAGATGAATACTACGGCGAGGATCTAATCAGCGGCGAAGTAGAGGGCGTGAATGTGAAATTTAGCGATTTTTGCGCCATAGACATCGTAAAAACTCAAAAAAATACGCGAAGGATCACGAGATTTGAGGGGATATTATTCGCGGCTGATTTTAACAAAAGGCTAAACTCCGTGACCTACATCTGTCACAAAGACTCCTCGTATCTGATAAAAGACGGCGAGCGAGCTAAAATGGACAACGTGGAATTTGAAAAGTTTTATGACGTTTATACGAGCGATCAGATAAACGCCAGATACGCGCTCACGCCAAATTTGATGCAGCAGATCTTAGCCTTGCAGGCGGGCTTTGACTGCCCGGTCAATATCGTGCTGTCTAAAAGCAAAATTTTAATGGCAATCGACAAACGCGAAAACAGCTTCGAGCCCGACCTCGACGTCCCGCTCACGGATAACGGCGCGATAAGAGGCTACATCGCAGAGATAGCATCCTTTGTCGCCATCGTCAAAGAGCTAAATCTAAACCGCAAAATTTGGGAAATTTAG